The Catenuloplanes niger genome includes a window with the following:
- a CDS encoding phosphatidate cytidylyltransferase: protein MRPGPGAPVRPGTDGPVRPGLDGPVRKGPDTPGGSPRGTRPAGPGETDSEDLPEPPRRRVKGRRRATWTGAPAAGNAIRQAAYASGDDESAKARSLPSAGRNLPAAIGVSLGLGAVVAGSLFFWREGFLLLIAAMIVVGVWEMTRALAVGGARAPQIPLTIGGVLMAGLAWFAGPDALALGLLVTVLASMLWRLGDGRAGFLRDAAAATLIAVYVPFLGGFAALLAYPDDGVARVVVTVVAVVLTDTGGYVAGVFLGKHYMAPSISPKKSWEGFAGSALASALGSALLVYLLLGVAPWWGALFGIGVTISAVLGDLAESMIKRDLGIKDMSNLLPGHGGLMDRLDSILFALPTAFLLLSVLAPGS, encoded by the coding sequence ATGCGTCCGGGACCCGGTGCGCCGGTACGCCCGGGCACCGACGGCCCGGTGCGCCCAGGCCTCGACGGCCCGGTGCGGAAGGGCCCCGACACACCCGGCGGGTCGCCGCGCGGCACCCGCCCCGCCGGCCCGGGGGAGACGGATTCCGAGGACCTGCCGGAGCCGCCGCGCCGCCGGGTCAAGGGTCGCCGCAGGGCCACCTGGACCGGTGCGCCCGCGGCCGGCAACGCGATCCGCCAGGCCGCCTACGCGTCCGGCGACGACGAGTCCGCGAAGGCCCGCAGCCTGCCCTCGGCCGGCCGCAACCTGCCGGCCGCGATCGGCGTCAGCCTCGGCCTCGGCGCCGTGGTCGCCGGTTCCCTGTTCTTCTGGCGCGAGGGCTTCCTGCTGCTGATAGCGGCCATGATCGTGGTCGGCGTCTGGGAGATGACCCGCGCGCTCGCGGTCGGCGGTGCCCGCGCGCCGCAGATCCCGCTGACCATCGGCGGTGTGCTGATGGCCGGCCTGGCCTGGTTCGCCGGCCCGGACGCGCTCGCGCTCGGACTGCTGGTCACGGTGCTGGCCAGCATGCTGTGGCGGCTCGGTGACGGCCGTGCCGGGTTCCTGCGGGACGCGGCCGCGGCCACGCTGATCGCGGTCTACGTGCCGTTCCTCGGTGGGTTCGCGGCACTGCTCGCCTACCCGGACGACGGCGTGGCCCGCGTGGTGGTCACGGTCGTCGCGGTTGTGCTCACCGACACCGGTGGTTACGTCGCCGGGGTCTTCCTCGGTAAGCACTACATGGCGCCGTCGATCAGTCCGAAGAAGTCCTGGGAGGGCTTCGCCGGCTCCGCGCTCGCGTCCGCTCTGGGCAGCGCGTTGCTGGTCTACCTGCTGCTCGGCGTGGCCCCCTGGTGGGGCGCGCTGTTCGGAATCGGCGTAACGATCTCCGCGGTGCTCGGTGATCTGGCAGAGTCGATGATCAAGAGGGATCTCGGCATCAAGGACATGAGCAATCTGCTCCCGGGCCACGGCGGCCTGATGGACCGCCTGGACTCGATCCTGTTCGCGCTGCCGACGGCGTTCCTGCTGCTCTCCGTGCTCGCGCCCGGCTCCTGA
- the rlmN gene encoding 23S rRNA (adenine(2503)-C(2))-methyltransferase RlmN — protein sequence MGPTLPLIPVVPSTPETPDDAVPAQAGPRRRRPAMPPRHLADLDPEARRAAVKELGLPEFRAKQLSTHYFGRLVRDVAEMTDLPAAAREKIGADLLPHLLTPVRELSCDDGATRKALWRLHDNALVESVLMGYPDRVTACVSSQAGCGMACPFCATGQAGLTRNLSTAEIVDQVVYLAGVAASGAVAGSPPRLSRVVFMGMGEPLANYPRVIAAVRRLTSPAPDGLGLSQRHITVSTVGLVPAMRKLADEDLSVTLALSLHAPDDDLRDELVPVNQRWKVAEVLDAAWEYAARTGRRVSIEYAMIRDVNDQPWRADLLGRLLAGKLAHVNLIPLNPTPGSRWDASPKPVEREFVRRLRAAGVSTTVRDTRGQEIDGACGQLAASSVDGAEAR from the coding sequence ATGGGCCCGACTCTCCCTCTCATCCCCGTCGTTCCCAGCACCCCGGAGACGCCCGACGACGCCGTGCCCGCGCAGGCCGGCCCCCGTCGCCGTCGTCCGGCGATGCCGCCGCGCCACCTGGCCGACCTCGACCCCGAGGCGCGCCGCGCGGCCGTCAAGGAGCTGGGCCTGCCCGAGTTCCGGGCCAAGCAGCTCTCCACCCACTACTTCGGGCGCCTGGTGCGTGACGTCGCGGAGATGACCGACCTCCCGGCCGCCGCCCGGGAGAAGATCGGCGCCGACCTGCTGCCACACCTGCTCACCCCGGTGCGCGAGCTGTCCTGCGACGACGGCGCCACCCGCAAGGCGCTCTGGCGGCTGCACGACAACGCGCTCGTGGAGAGCGTGCTGATGGGTTACCCGGACCGGGTCACCGCGTGCGTGTCCAGCCAGGCCGGTTGCGGCATGGCCTGCCCGTTCTGCGCGACCGGCCAGGCCGGGCTGACCCGGAACCTCTCCACCGCCGAGATCGTGGACCAGGTCGTCTACCTGGCCGGTGTCGCGGCGAGCGGCGCGGTCGCCGGCTCGCCGCCGCGACTGTCCCGCGTCGTGTTCATGGGCATGGGCGAGCCGCTGGCCAACTATCCGCGGGTGATCGCCGCGGTCCGGCGCCTGACCAGTCCCGCGCCGGACGGTTTGGGGCTTTCCCAGCGGCATATCACGGTTTCCACCGTGGGCCTGGTCCCGGCCATGCGCAAACTGGCCGATGAGGACCTTTCGGTGACCCTTGCGCTGTCCCTGCACGCGCCCGATGATGATCTGCGCGATGAACTCGTTCCGGTCAACCAGCGGTGGAAGGTGGCCGAGGTGTTGGATGCCGCGTGGGAGTACGCGGCGCGCACGGGGCGGCGCGTGTCGATCGAATACGCGATGATTCGGGACGTGAACGATCAGCCGTGGCGTGCCGACCTGCTCGGCCGTCTGCTGGCCGGGAAGCTGGCGCACGTCAACCTCATCCCGCTCAACCCCACGCCGGGCAGCCGGTGGGACGCGAGTCCCAAGCCGGTGGAGCGTGAGTTCGTCCGCCGCCTGCGCGCGGCCGGCGTCTCCACCACGGTCCGCGACACGCGGGGCCAGGAGATCGACGGTGCCTGCGGGCAATTGGCGGCGAGCTCGGTCGACGGCGCGGAGGCACGATGA
- a CDS encoding DivIVA domain-containing protein — MTSQGQRFRRRALRRGYKVEEVDSFLDRVEATLAGEQSGPPVTAQEVHDVVFRVRFGGYDEWQVDLHLDRVERQLAELDERGGARGPERVPAGADRMGPPDRMSGGPGAHSGPGGFGPGPGGFDGPGGFDGPGGYDGPGGFDGPGGFDQGFDDPRTGGFDAPGRPDGPGFGPPDRMGPPDRMGPPDRMGPPDRMGPPDRMGPPDRMGPPDRMGPPPGRVPAGPGRFDDGPSFGGFEEPRTGGFGGPPQRDPRDRGGFDEPRTGGFGGPPPRDPREPRDPREPRDPRDPRDRGGFGEDPRTGGFDLPPRDDPRTGGFDLPPRGGPQGPGGPQGPGGMGPGAPQGPGPRGPQGPGMGPGGMGPGGYDQNPYDDPRDRGGFDAPSGGFPGFEPGRHGKMDMTAEIRLPELERRPRNQPQSGPPAMGGGPGGPPPGRGGPPPGAFGGPPIPPPGGGYDDGYGDGPGGFGGPPVGGPGGPVGGPGGDLQRVDHLRRTFQPRRFGSGYDPDQVDRLFEGILTAMSGRGPMPVNENDLDTLQFGLVPGGYFEAEVDAALKEVKDILLGH, encoded by the coding sequence GTGACGAGTCAGGGTCAGCGCTTTCGGAGGCGTGCGCTTCGCCGCGGTTACAAGGTGGAGGAGGTCGACTCCTTCCTCGACCGCGTGGAGGCCACGCTGGCCGGCGAGCAGAGCGGCCCTCCGGTCACCGCGCAGGAGGTGCACGACGTCGTCTTCCGCGTGCGCTTCGGCGGCTACGACGAGTGGCAGGTCGACCTGCACCTGGACCGGGTGGAGCGGCAGCTCGCCGAGCTCGACGAGCGCGGCGGCGCCCGTGGGCCCGAGCGCGTCCCGGCCGGCGCGGACCGGATGGGCCCGCCGGACCGGATGAGCGGTGGCCCCGGCGCGCACAGCGGCCCCGGCGGCTTCGGCCCGGGCCCCGGTGGTTTCGACGGCCCCGGTGGTTTCGACGGTCCGGGCGGCTACGACGGTCCCGGTGGCTTCGACGGCCCGGGCGGTTTCGACCAGGGCTTCGACGACCCCCGCACCGGCGGCTTCGACGCCCCCGGCCGCCCCGACGGCCCCGGCTTCGGCCCGCCGGACCGGATGGGCCCGCCCGACCGGATGGGCCCGCCCGACCGGATGGGCCCGCCGGACCGCATGGGCCCGCCGGACCGCATGGGCCCGCCCGATCGGATGGGCCCGCCGGACCGGATGGGTCCGCCACCCGGCCGCGTCCCGGCCGGCCCCGGCCGTTTCGACGACGGCCCCTCGTTCGGCGGCTTCGAGGAGCCGCGCACCGGCGGTTTCGGCGGCCCGCCGCAGCGCGACCCGCGTGACCGGGGCGGCTTCGACGAGCCGCGCACCGGTGGCTTCGGCGGCCCGCCCCCGCGCGACCCCCGGGAGCCCCGCGACCCGCGCGAACCCCGCGACCCGCGGGACCCCCGTGACCGCGGCGGTTTCGGCGAGGACCCGCGCACCGGCGGGTTCGACCTGCCGCCGCGCGACGACCCGCGTACCGGCGGCTTCGATCTTCCGCCGCGTGGCGGACCGCAGGGACCGGGCGGTCCCCAGGGCCCCGGCGGCATGGGTCCCGGCGCCCCGCAGGGCCCCGGCCCCCGTGGACCGCAGGGTCCCGGCATGGGCCCCGGTGGCATGGGCCCCGGCGGTTACGACCAGAACCCGTACGACGACCCCCGTGACCGTGGCGGTTTCGACGCCCCCAGCGGTGGCTTCCCCGGCTTCGAGCCCGGCCGGCACGGCAAGATGGACATGACCGCGGAGATCCGCCTGCCCGAGCTGGAGCGGCGCCCGCGCAACCAGCCGCAGTCCGGCCCGCCCGCGATGGGTGGTGGCCCCGGTGGCCCGCCGCCCGGCCGTGGTGGCCCGCCGCCCGGCGCGTTCGGCGGCCCGCCCATCCCGCCGCCCGGTGGCGGTTACGACGACGGTTACGGCGACGGCCCGGGTGGCTTCGGCGGCCCGCCGGTGGGTGGCCCCGGCGGTCCCGTCGGCGGCCCCGGCGGTGACCTGCAGCGCGTGGACCACCTGCGCCGCACGTTCCAGCCGCGGCGGTTCGGCAGCGGGTACGACCCGGACCAGGTGGACCGGCTGTTCGAGGGCATCCTCACGGCCATGTCCGGCCGCGGTCCGATGCCGGTGAACGAGAACGACCTGGACACGCTGCAGTTCGGCCTGGTGCCCGGCGGTTACTTCGAGGCCGAGGTGGACGCCGCGCTCAAGGAGGTCAAGGACATCCTGCTGGGCCACTGA
- a CDS encoding DUF2631 domain-containing protein, whose protein sequence is MADSEPVVAPDQLKPGNRRAGRILGVLTILSLLACTLGNHEGNIENIFLVVIAAGIAVVLIGDVVLRRAGLRE, encoded by the coding sequence GTGGCGGATAGCGAGCCGGTGGTCGCACCCGATCAGCTCAAGCCCGGCAACCGCAGGGCGGGACGCATCCTCGGGGTGCTGACCATTCTGTCCCTGCTGGCCTGCACGCTGGGGAACCACGAGGGCAACATCGAGAACATCTTCCTGGTCGTGATCGCGGCCGGCATCGCGGTGGTGCTCATCGGCGACGTCGTGCTGCGCCGCGCCGGCCTGCGCGAATAA
- a CDS encoding Rieske 2Fe-2S domain-containing protein has translation MRVTGTGHASMRIDTAAGSILTDPWVNPAFFASWFPFPDNSQLDWESLGKVDYLYVSHLHRDHFDAENLKRFVSKKAAVLLPEYPTSELEDELRELGFRSFIKTKNEEVVELDGGLKIMIQALISPTDGPIGDSSLWVEYDGVRLLNQNDARPSDLSRFAELGHVHAHMLQFSGAIWYPMVYELPEAAKRAFGKQKRERQFDRTWRYIDDLKADHVFPIAGPPCFLDDSLYQFNDIFGDEGAIFPDQSVFLTEYAKVGGTNGVVLLPGSESVLNAEGGIETTHPVPVDEFFANKAAHLEEMRERKRPIIEAEKASWRHPEIDVLAEMKRRIEPLLEESIYMAKGVGGPVRFDLVGYDGESVESIVVDFPGKQVRPYADEKVRYRFKTERALIEHLLFTGEVDWVNSLFLSCRFSAARIGQYNEFVYAFFKCLSTERLQYAEGWYDEHERAVEAESIELGDWEVQRRCPHLKADLSRFGIVDGDQLTCQLHGWRFDLPSGRCLTSVGHKIRADRKAPAS, from the coding sequence GTGCGAGTGACGGGAACCGGTCATGCGAGCATGCGGATCGACACCGCGGCCGGAAGCATCCTCACCGACCCCTGGGTGAACCCGGCCTTCTTCGCGTCGTGGTTCCCCTTCCCGGACAACTCGCAGCTGGACTGGGAGTCGCTCGGCAAGGTCGACTACCTCTACGTCTCGCACCTGCACCGGGACCACTTCGACGCGGAGAACCTCAAGCGGTTCGTGTCGAAGAAGGCGGCCGTGCTGCTGCCGGAGTACCCGACCAGCGAGCTCGAGGACGAGCTGCGCGAGCTGGGTTTCCGCAGCTTCATCAAGACGAAGAACGAGGAGGTCGTCGAGCTCGACGGCGGCCTCAAGATCATGATCCAGGCGCTGATCTCGCCGACCGACGGCCCGATCGGTGACTCCTCGCTCTGGGTGGAGTACGACGGCGTCCGCCTGCTCAACCAGAACGACGCCCGCCCGAGCGACCTGTCCCGCTTCGCCGAGCTCGGCCACGTGCACGCGCACATGCTCCAGTTCTCCGGCGCGATCTGGTACCCGATGGTCTACGAGCTGCCCGAGGCCGCGAAGCGCGCGTTCGGCAAGCAGAAGCGCGAGCGGCAGTTCGACCGCACCTGGCGCTACATCGACGACCTGAAGGCCGACCACGTCTTCCCGATCGCCGGCCCGCCGTGCTTCCTGGACGACTCGCTCTACCAGTTCAACGACATCTTCGGCGACGAGGGCGCGATCTTCCCGGACCAGAGCGTGTTCCTGACGGAGTACGCCAAGGTCGGCGGCACCAACGGCGTCGTGCTGCTGCCCGGCTCCGAGTCGGTCCTCAACGCCGAGGGCGGCATCGAGACGACGCACCCGGTGCCGGTCGACGAGTTCTTCGCCAACAAGGCCGCCCACCTGGAGGAGATGCGGGAGCGCAAGCGCCCGATCATCGAGGCCGAGAAGGCGTCCTGGCGGCACCCGGAGATCGACGTGCTCGCGGAGATGAAGCGGCGCATCGAGCCGCTGCTCGAAGAGTCGATCTACATGGCCAAGGGCGTCGGCGGCCCGGTCCGCTTCGACCTGGTCGGCTACGACGGCGAGTCGGTCGAGTCGATCGTGGTCGACTTCCCCGGCAAGCAGGTCCGGCCGTACGCGGACGAGAAGGTCCGGTACCGCTTCAAGACCGAGCGCGCGCTGATCGAGCACCTGCTCTTCACCGGCGAGGTCGACTGGGTCAACTCGCTCTTCCTCTCCTGCCGCTTCTCCGCCGCCCGCATCGGGCAGTACAACGAGTTCGTCTACGCGTTCTTCAAGTGCCTCTCCACCGAGCGCCTGCAGTACGCCGAGGGCTGGTACGACGAGCACGAGCGCGCGGTCGAGGCGGAGAGCATCGAGCTGGGCGACTGGGAGGTGCAGCGCCGCTGCCCGCACCTCAAGGCCGACCTGAGCCGCTTCGGCATCGTCGACGGCGACCAGCTCACCTGCCAGCTGCACGGCTGGCGCTTCGACCTGCCGTCCGGCCGCTGCCTCACCTCGGTCGGCCACAAGATCCGCGCCGACCGCAAGGCCCCGGCCTCCTGA
- a CDS encoding aminoglycoside phosphotransferase family protein encodes MALHEDEIPVDEPIVRTLLERERPDWADRPLERAGAGTDNTMFRLGDDLLVRVPRNAYNAGMLAKERAWLPRLAPLLPLTVPEPVHHGAPSDVFPLPWAVYRWIDGAEAGPDTVDDWAAFGRDLAGFVRTLHGLDLADGTLSGYRGGLLRDAGDWVDRSFAACAGLIPGIGTLERMWRDAMLLPDPTGPRVLLHADLKPTNLLARDGALHAVIDFAGLITGHPDAEHATTWDLPAEARDAYRASLDIDDATWQRARAWAIVVGVSGVAYYRDTFPAFVAECHARLSNILATAP; translated from the coding sequence GTGGCACTGCACGAGGACGAGATCCCGGTCGACGAGCCGATCGTGCGGACCCTGCTGGAGCGGGAACGCCCGGACTGGGCGGACCGCCCGCTGGAACGGGCCGGCGCCGGCACCGACAACACCATGTTCCGGCTCGGCGACGACCTGCTCGTCCGGGTGCCCCGCAACGCGTACAACGCCGGCATGCTGGCCAAGGAACGCGCCTGGCTGCCCCGGCTCGCGCCGCTGCTGCCGCTCACCGTCCCGGAACCGGTGCACCACGGCGCGCCGTCGGACGTGTTCCCGCTGCCCTGGGCGGTCTACCGCTGGATCGACGGCGCCGAGGCCGGCCCGGACACCGTCGACGACTGGGCCGCCTTCGGCCGCGACCTGGCCGGCTTCGTGCGCACGCTGCACGGCCTCGACCTCGCGGACGGCACGCTGAGCGGATACCGCGGCGGTCTGCTGCGCGACGCCGGCGACTGGGTCGACCGCAGCTTCGCGGCTTGCGCCGGCCTGATCCCCGGCATCGGCACGCTGGAACGGATGTGGCGGGACGCCATGCTGCTGCCCGACCCCACCGGCCCGCGCGTGCTGCTGCACGCCGACCTCAAACCCACGAACCTGCTGGCCCGCGACGGCGCGCTGCACGCCGTGATCGACTTCGCCGGCCTGATCACCGGCCATCCGGACGCCGAACACGCCACCACGTGGGACCTGCCGGCCGAGGCGCGCGACGCGTACCGGGCCTCGCTCGACATCGACGACGCCACCTGGCAGCGGGCCCGCGCCTGGGCGATCGTGGTCGGCGTCAGCGGCGTCGCCTACTACCGGGACACGTTCCCCGCGTTCGTCGCCGAATGCCACGCCCGCCTGTCGAACATCCTCGCCACCGCCCCATAG
- a CDS encoding GNAT family N-acetyltransferase, whose product MLREATAADLHAITRLYHQLNPDDPVLADGSDHAVYRRILDTPGLHLLVWEHAGAVAATTYLNIIPNLSRSASPYAVIENVVVEESLRGRGIGKRLMAGTLAAAWDAGCYKAMLATGSRDPATHGFYRSCGFSTDDKTSFVARPPGDLRT is encoded by the coding sequence ATGCTCCGTGAGGCGACCGCCGCCGACCTCCACGCGATCACCCGGCTGTACCACCAGCTCAACCCGGACGACCCGGTCCTGGCCGACGGCTCGGACCACGCGGTCTACCGGCGGATCCTCGACACCCCGGGCCTGCACCTGCTCGTCTGGGAGCACGCCGGCGCGGTGGCCGCCACCACCTACCTGAACATCATCCCCAACCTCAGCCGGTCCGCCTCGCCGTACGCGGTGATCGAGAACGTGGTCGTCGAGGAGAGCCTTCGCGGCCGCGGGATCGGCAAACGCCTGATGGCCGGCACACTGGCGGCCGCCTGGGACGCCGGCTGCTACAAGGCGATGCTCGCCACCGGCTCCCGCGACCCGGCCACGCACGGTTTCTACCGCAGCTGCGGATTCTCCACCGACGACAAGACTTCGTTCGTCGCCCGGCCGCCGGGGGATTTACGAACATAA
- a CDS encoding phytoene desaturase family protein produces the protein MTTSRADVIIVGAGHNGLVSAILLARAGLDVVVLEASDVIGGAARTETPFPRVPGLRHSTGSYLLGLMPPELLRTLDVDLPVLRRDPHYFLPTPDGPYLLFGRDRASTRAQMTSFFSAADVAADDAMQAELSALRDDLAPAWLAPPLPVEETADRYVRPSLRPAFVDLVRGSVADYLARFGFASELLTSMYAVTDGLSGLNAGPDDAGTGHNFLVHNMCRLPGADGTWMITEGGMGTVSATFASAARAAGAKIFAGTAVSAISVDGGAVSGVTLADGRELHAPVVLGACDPYRLMSLVPSGALPSSLVARMEAVRRPGTTLKVNLALSGLPQFSCLPAGSPSPFGATIHLLPGSSAGGAPMRALREMWASVVAGELPAEPTIEWYLHTTVDPSLQDPAGHHSSALFVQSVPYAPNGGWDAALPSYVDRLLDICESYAPGTRKLVADAVPLTPPGIEAHFGITGGHIHHVDNTVSFTDRMPYATGLDGLYAGSAGTFPAGSVIGAAGHNAANTILADLAVRNSR, from the coding sequence ATGACGACCTCGCGGGCCGATGTGATCATCGTGGGCGCCGGGCACAACGGCCTGGTCTCCGCGATCCTGCTGGCCCGCGCGGGCCTGGATGTGGTGGTGCTGGAGGCGTCGGACGTGATCGGCGGCGCCGCGCGCACCGAGACGCCGTTCCCGCGGGTGCCCGGCCTGCGGCATTCGACCGGGTCGTACCTGCTCGGCCTGATGCCACCGGAGCTGCTGCGCACGCTGGACGTGGACCTGCCGGTGCTGCGCCGCGACCCGCACTACTTCCTGCCCACGCCGGACGGGCCGTACCTGCTGTTCGGCCGCGACCGGGCGTCGACCCGCGCCCAGATGACGTCGTTCTTCTCGGCGGCGGACGTGGCGGCGGACGACGCGATGCAGGCGGAACTGTCGGCACTGCGCGACGATCTGGCCCCGGCCTGGCTGGCCCCGCCGCTGCCGGTCGAGGAGACCGCCGACCGTTACGTCCGGCCTTCGCTGCGGCCCGCCTTCGTCGACCTGGTGCGCGGTTCGGTGGCGGACTACCTGGCCCGGTTCGGCTTCGCGTCCGAGCTGCTGACCTCGATGTACGCGGTGACCGACGGCCTGTCCGGCCTGAACGCGGGCCCGGACGACGCCGGCACCGGCCACAACTTCCTGGTGCACAACATGTGCCGGCTGCCCGGCGCGGACGGCACCTGGATGATCACCGAGGGCGGGATGGGCACGGTCTCCGCCACGTTCGCGTCCGCGGCCAGGGCCGCCGGAGCAAAGATCTTCGCGGGTACGGCCGTGAGCGCGATCTCCGTCGACGGTGGCGCGGTGTCCGGCGTGACACTGGCGGACGGCCGGGAACTGCACGCGCCGGTCGTGCTGGGCGCCTGCGACCCGTACCGGCTGATGTCGCTGGTGCCCTCCGGCGCGCTGCCGTCGTCGCTGGTCGCGCGGATGGAGGCGGTACGGCGGCCGGGCACCACGCTGAAGGTGAACCTCGCGCTGTCCGGCTTGCCGCAGTTCTCCTGCCTGCCGGCGGGTTCGCCGAGCCCGTTCGGCGCCACGATCCACCTGCTGCCGGGATCGTCGGCCGGTGGCGCGCCGATGCGGGCGCTGCGCGAGATGTGGGCGTCCGTGGTCGCGGGCGAACTGCCGGCCGAGCCGACCATCGAGTGGTACCTGCACACCACCGTCGACCCGTCCCTGCAGGACCCGGCCGGTCACCACTCGTCGGCGCTGTTCGTGCAGTCGGTGCCGTACGCGCCGAACGGGGGCTGGGACGCGGCGCTGCCGTCCTACGTGGACCGGCTGCTGGACATCTGCGAGTCCTACGCGCCCGGCACGCGGAAACTGGTGGCGGATGCGGTGCCGCTGACACCCCCGGGCATCGAGGCACACTTCGGGATCACCGGCGGCCACATCCACCATGTCGACAACACGGTGTCGTTCACCGACCGCATGCCGTACGCCACCGGCCTGGACGGCCTCTACGCGGGCAGCGCGGGCACGTTCCCCGCCGGCAGCGTCATCGGCGCCGCCGGCCACAACGCCGCCAACACCATCCTGGCCGACCTCGCGGTCCGCAACTCTCGGTAA
- a CDS encoding TetR/AcrR family transcriptional regulator yields the protein MSTAPTRREQVRTATVAEIKAVARRLLVTGGPTAISLRAIGRAVGLTAPALYRYFPGLDALVGALAADLFAELTAAVRAVRDTLAGEPPTVRLTGMAHEFRRWSLAHPREFALMFGGVREECDSSGFAALFLDELSGPTDLLVLAWSRVFGLVALEVFGHVRWDVEPLFARELDLLAEALGSRP from the coding sequence ATGAGCACCGCGCCGACCCGGCGGGAGCAGGTGCGGACCGCGACCGTCGCGGAGATCAAGGCGGTCGCCCGGCGGCTGCTGGTGACCGGTGGGCCCACGGCGATCTCGCTGCGCGCGATCGGGCGTGCGGTGGGACTGACCGCGCCCGCGCTGTACCGGTACTTTCCCGGGCTGGACGCGCTGGTCGGCGCGCTGGCGGCGGACCTGTTCGCGGAGCTGACCGCGGCCGTGCGGGCGGTGCGGGACACGTTGGCGGGTGAGCCGCCGACGGTGCGGCTGACCGGGATGGCGCACGAGTTCCGGCGCTGGAGTCTGGCGCATCCGCGGGAGTTCGCGCTGATGTTCGGCGGCGTGCGCGAGGAGTGCGACAGTTCGGGGTTCGCGGCGCTGTTCCTGGACGAGCTGTCCGGGCCGACGGACCTGCTCGTGCTCGCCTGGAGCCGGGTGTTCGGGCTGGTCGCGCTGGAGGTCTTCGGTCACGTGCGGTGGGACGTGGAGCCGCTGTTCGCACGGGAACTCGATCTGCTCGCGGAGGCGTTAGGCTCGCGGCCATGA
- a CDS encoding YhjD/YihY/BrkB family envelope integrity protein has protein sequence MGIFRPLKGRDLALHAAAITFYGGIAVVPVALLAIWAASLLAGPDGMRALAMPAIEALPDRIGADRAAAGLLDAGLGLTPGLALAALLPATFYGEGLRRAFVSVAGPRESLAGWRGRVLLLPIVVASPGLLAATLACVPFAAQLFEQGGWARFGGIVVSFAAVWVALTPVLIWVYHGLAPGRSPGWVRTVLVGSFTAANLSGFLHGFILFCALPLDLGLPFGGLDMVGGVVAVGLWLYLFHVIVLAGFAASRSGSRHTTPEPATTPEPVTATEPATTTQPTSTQPVETAAAPDARVVPGSAPDVTTGAGDVDGAGHGRARTAAPVGLGAERAPVLRTVE, from the coding sequence ATGGGGATCTTTCGGCCGCTGAAAGGGCGGGATCTGGCGCTGCATGCGGCGGCGATCACGTTCTACGGCGGCATCGCGGTGGTGCCGGTGGCGTTGCTGGCGATCTGGGCGGCGAGCCTGCTGGCGGGGCCGGACGGGATGCGGGCGCTGGCGATGCCGGCGATCGAGGCGCTGCCCGATCGGATCGGGGCGGACCGGGCCGCGGCCGGGTTGCTGGACGCGGGGCTGGGGCTGACGCCGGGGCTGGCGCTGGCCGCGCTGTTGCCGGCCACGTTCTACGGCGAGGGGCTGCGGCGGGCGTTCGTGTCCGTGGCCGGGCCGCGGGAGTCGCTGGCCGGGTGGCGCGGGCGGGTGCTGCTGCTGCCGATCGTGGTGGCGTCGCCGGGGCTGCTGGCGGCGACGCTGGCGTGCGTGCCGTTCGCGGCGCAACTCTTCGAGCAGGGCGGGTGGGCGCGGTTCGGCGGGATCGTGGTGTCGTTCGCGGCGGTCTGGGTGGCGCTGACGCCGGTGCTGATCTGGGTGTACCACGGCCTGGCGCCGGGACGGTCGCCCGGATGGGTGCGCACCGTGCTGGTCGGGTCGTTCACGGCGGCGAACCTGTCCGGGTTCCTGCACGGGTTCATCCTGTTCTGCGCGTTGCCGCTGGATCTCGGGCTGCCGTTCGGCGGGCTGGACATGGTGGGCGGCGTGGTCGCGGTGGGGCTGTGGCTGTACCTGTTCCACGTGATCGTGCTGGCCGGTTTCGCGGCCAGCCGCAGCGGTTCCCGGCACACCACGCCGGAACCGGCCACCACACCGGAACCGGTCACCGCGACGGAACCGGCCACCACGACGCAGCCGACATCGACGCAACCGGTGGAGACGGCGGCGGCGCCGGACGCGCGAGTGGTGCCGGGCTCGGCGCCGGATGTGACGACCGGGGCCGGTGACGTGGACGGGGCCGGTCACGGACGAGCCCGGACCGCCGCGCCGGTCGGGCTCGGAGCGGAGCGGGCGCCCGTTCTCCGTACCGTTGAATGA